The region GGAGAAGCATTTTGATCATCTCAAGCCACGTAAAAACAATAAAGGTAATCGGCAATTCACACAAAAAGACTTAGATGATCTGAAAGTTATATACCACTTGCTTAAAGAGCGGGGTTTGACCATTAAAGGAGCCAAATCGAAACTAAAGCAAAATAAAAATGATGTGGTTGAAAATACAGAGATTGTAGAGCGGCTGCAGAAAATAAAGTCAATGCTCAACGAAGTTAAAGAAAACTTGTAACCGGATTTCCCTCCATACCTCAACCCTGCCACCGGCAGGGTTTTTTATTGAATTAACTTTTATTCATAGTGACAATGCGGGCAGGGCATTGGTTTGCGTTTGGTTTTGATGTTAGTATTGAAATTAAACATCATTACAATCTCGTGTGCACCTCCGGTACCCGTACCCATGAGTTTAGAAATAGTCAGGTCGTAGCTGTATGAAATGGTTAAGTTGTCTTGCCTGAACCCGGCAAGAAAAATCACGGCATCTGATCCGGCATACTTTTTAAATACAGGAATCCCCCTGTAGCGGAGTCCAAAAAGCATAGGTCTTATTTCCCAATAAATACCGGCATCGAGCTGTTTGTATACGCCCTGCCACTTAAACTGAATGTTTGGATATAGGTACTGTCCCATGGGGAATCGCGCACTGATATCGTGCAGGGTAAGTTTCGATCCCGCATAAAAAGTAAAATACCGGTTAAGGTTCATTTCATCGCCCAGGAACGAGACATTGGGTACGGTCAGGTGCTTGGCCGTAGTCCCGAACCAAATATTTTTGTTAAAGAAAATGGCCGAAGCCGAGAAGTCGAGTCGCTGCACATTTGGCGCTTCAATGGTTTCAATGGTTGGGTTACCCGAAACGAGCTGATCTGAAAAAATCAGTTGTGAGAAATCGATATTGCGTCTGAGGTAACTCATCATCAGTCCCGGCCTCATGCTCCAGTTGCGGCTCAGTTTAATGTGGTAAGCATAAGCCCCTCCAATGTATGTAGAGCTTAGCTTGCCGCTCCCGGCCTGCTCCCTTAGGGCCATAATACCCACACCACTGTTGAGTTTGCCAAAGAAATGGTCGGCCGAGAAGAGGTAGCTCTGAAAACCATTGGCAATAAAAGGCCATTGATTACGGTAATTGAGCGTGACCTTTGTGCCATCGGAAGATCCGGCCAGCGAAGGGGCCAGGTAAAGTGATGTACCGTAAAACTGGGAGAACTGGGGGTCCTGCGCCCTTAACGTTCCGCCCAGCATTAGCACAATGCCCAGTAAAAATATTTTTATATGAATCGCTTTATCGCAGTAGTGTAACATCTCCAGTTTTTTCAAAGGTTTTACCATTGATAAATTTTCCTTCTACCTTCCAGATATATACATCCTGGGGGCATAACTTTCCGTTGTAATAACCGTCCCATCCCACATCTACATCTTTACTTTCGAACATGAGTTCGCCCCAGCGGTTGTAAATATACAGATTGTATTCCACAACCCCTTCGGCCATTGGGTGGAAAATGTTGTTACTTACATCAGAATCGCTGTAGGCACCATCCGAAGGCCCTGCCAGCGAAGGGGTAAAGGCATTAGGAAAAACAACCTGCCCTTTGCCAATAACCTCAATGTAGTTTTCTCGTGTGGCTGAGGCCTGGCAGCCAAAAGCACTGGTGGCAGTGAGTGAAACAGTATATTGTCCTTCCGTGCTGTAGTAATGCGTCGGGTTTTTGTCAGTGCTGGTCGATCCATCGCCAAAGTCCCATAAATAATCAGAAGCATACTGGGTGAGGTTGTAGCACTGGGTCTGATCGCCGGGAATCATAAGCAGGCGGGGCTCCATGGTGAATGATACCTCAGGCAGTGGATATACCTTGACAGAACCAGCTGCATTTACAGCACCATTATCACCCACTACGGTCAGTGTAATGGGATAAGTGGCAGCCGAATCAAATGTGTGTGTGGGCTGCTGCTCTGTAGATGATGTACCATCGCCAAAGTCCCACAGGTAATCGTAATTGTCGTCGGGGTACTGCGAAGCTTCAGCCGTAAAAGTGACGGTATGTGGCACACAACCTGCGGTATCGTCAATATTGAATTCAGCAGTAACCACGGGCGGATCAATGGTGATGCTTTCGCTGGCATTGTCTGCACAATTAAAATCATTGTTCACCACACTCAGATCAATGGTGTAAGTACCCCATGTATCGTAAGTGTGCGCACCCGGGAACATTTGTGTCGAAGTATTACCATCGCCAAAGCTCCATTGGTAGCTGAAAGGCCCGCCATTGGTTAAATCAGTAATGGTAACTGTACTTTGCGGGTATTGCTGCGTAGCCGGATCGGCCTCAAACTCGGCCGCAGGCTGCACATACACGGTTACATTTTTCGTGGTGGAGTCTGTACACTCATAATCAGAAGCTGCCACGAGCTTCACGGGAATAGTTTGGTTGGTGTATCCCTGAATTTCGA is a window of Salinivirga cyanobacteriivorans DNA encoding:
- a CDS encoding PorP/SprF family type IX secretion system membrane protein — translated: MLHYCDKAIHIKIFLLGIVLMLGGTLRAQDPQFSQFYGTSLYLAPSLAGSSDGTKVTLNYRNQWPFIANGFQSYLFSADHFFGKLNSGVGIMALREQAGSGKLSSTYIGGAYAYHIKLSRNWSMRPGLMMSYLRRNIDFSQLIFSDQLVSGNPTIETIEAPNVQRLDFSASAIFFNKNIWFGTTAKHLTVPNVSFLGDEMNLNRYFTFYAGSKLTLHDISARFPMGQYLYPNIQFKWQGVYKQLDAGIYWEIRPMLFGLRYRGIPVFKKYAGSDAVIFLAGFRQDNLTISYSYDLTISKLMGTGTGGAHEIVMMFNFNTNIKTKRKPMPCPHCHYE
- a CDS encoding MerR family transcriptional regulator, with amino-acid sequence MPYKEPKIEKLFYSMGEVADMFNINASTIRYWEKHFDHLKPRKNNKGNRQFTQKDLDDLKVIYHLLKERGLTIKGAKSKLKQNKNDVVENTEIVERLQKIKSMLNEVKENL